In a genomic window of uncultured Flavobacterium sp.:
- a CDS encoding aspartate/glutamate racemase family protein, protein MKKIGLVGGTSWVSTIDYYKFINEGVNKKLGGLQFAECLIYSLNFGDIQEKTWPNSYELVLNACLSLKKSGVDAIVLCANTAHMHADKIEKEIGLPLIHIGTETAKAITQEKITTVGLLGTSFSMEMDFYKDRLKSFGLNVLIPESQESRNYIQQVLKQELGKGIINPDSKQNYIKIANELISRGAEGIILGCTEIPLLIDQTDFSVPVFDTTKIHSDAIVDFILS, encoded by the coding sequence ATGAAAAAAATTGGACTTGTTGGCGGAACCAGTTGGGTTTCTACAATCGATTATTATAAATTCATTAACGAAGGTGTTAATAAAAAACTGGGCGGATTACAATTTGCAGAATGCCTGATTTATTCTTTGAACTTTGGAGACATTCAGGAAAAAACCTGGCCAAACTCATACGAATTGGTACTAAATGCTTGCTTAAGTTTAAAGAAAAGTGGCGTTGATGCCATTGTTCTATGTGCAAATACAGCTCATATGCATGCAGACAAAATTGAAAAAGAAATTGGATTACCTCTAATTCATATTGGTACAGAAACTGCAAAAGCCATAACGCAAGAAAAAATCACTACTGTTGGACTATTAGGAACTTCGTTTTCTATGGAAATGGATTTCTATAAAGATCGCCTAAAAAGTTTTGGATTAAATGTATTGATTCCGGAAAGTCAGGAAAGCCGAAATTATATACAGCAAGTTTTAAAACAAGAATTAGGTAAAGGAATTATAAATCCGGATTCTAAGCAAAACTATATTAAAATTGCAAACGAATTAATCTCGCGTGGAGCCGAAGGTATTATTTTAGGTTGCACCGAAATTCCTTTGTTAATCGATCAAACGGACTTTTCAGTTCCTGTATTTGATACCACAAAAATCCATTCAGATGCCATTGTAGACTTTATTTTATCCTAA
- a CDS encoding TIGR00730 family Rossman fold protein has protein sequence MKRITVFCGSSFGTEEIYTEQATLLGQTFAKQNIELVYGGANVGLMGAVADGVLNEGGKVIGVLPNFLRSKEIAHLGLTELILVESMHERKTKMNDLCDGVIALPGGFGTLEELFEMLTWAQLGLHKKPIAILNINGFYDSLIELTKTMVEKGLLKDANKNMLLVSDNIDDLLEQMKNYVPPTTGKWIDKDKS, from the coding sequence ATGAAAAGAATAACAGTCTTCTGCGGATCGAGTTTTGGTACCGAAGAAATTTATACAGAACAAGCAACATTACTTGGACAAACATTTGCCAAACAAAATATAGAATTAGTTTACGGTGGCGCAAATGTTGGTTTGATGGGTGCTGTGGCTGATGGCGTTCTTAACGAAGGTGGAAAAGTAATTGGAGTTCTTCCGAACTTTTTGAGATCTAAAGAAATCGCACATCTCGGTTTAACCGAATTAATTTTGGTCGAAAGTATGCACGAAAGAAAAACCAAAATGAACGATTTATGCGATGGCGTTATTGCGCTTCCGGGTGGTTTTGGAACTCTCGAAGAACTTTTTGAAATGCTGACTTGGGCACAATTAGGTTTGCATAAAAAACCAATCGCAATTCTAAACATTAACGGATTTTATGATTCCTTAATTGAACTAACCAAAACAATGGTCGAAAAAGGTTTACTGAAAGATGCCAATAAAAATATGCTTTTAGTAAGCGATAACATTGATGATTTGTTAGAGCAAATGAAAAATTATGTACCGCCAACAACTGGAAAATGGATTGATAAGGACAAATCGTAA
- a CDS encoding NmrA family NAD(P)-binding protein, translated as MKIIITGSLGNISKPLATKLVQKGHDVSIITSDAGKQKEIETLGAKAAIGSVEDAAFLTQTFTGADAVYCMIPRANYFDPNLDLDAFTRKIGNNYAEAIKNSGVKRVAFLSSIGAHLEKNSGIIQRYNEIESILNKLSNVGITFMRPTSFYYNLESYIPMIKFQGHITANYGADEIIPWVSPYDIAEAIADELTTPLDGKKIRYVASEELTGHETARILGEAIGKPDLKWVLSTDQQTLDGLINIGMQSKIAAGLVEMYAGLYNGSLGEDYYNNRPAEMGKVKLAEYAKHFAALYNQN; from the coding sequence ATGAAAATTATAATTACAGGTTCTCTAGGGAACATTAGCAAGCCATTAGCAACGAAACTGGTTCAAAAAGGACACGACGTTTCAATAATTACGAGCGATGCAGGAAAACAAAAAGAAATTGAAACTTTAGGAGCAAAAGCAGCAATTGGATCTGTAGAAGATGCAGCGTTTTTAACGCAAACTTTTACTGGAGCAGATGCCGTTTATTGCATGATTCCGCGTGCAAATTATTTTGATCCTAATCTTGATTTGGACGCTTTTACTCGCAAAATAGGAAATAATTACGCAGAAGCTATCAAAAATTCAGGTGTAAAACGTGTGGCTTTTTTAAGTAGTATTGGCGCACATTTAGAGAAAAATTCAGGAATAATTCAGCGTTATAATGAAATAGAAAGTATTTTGAACAAACTTTCAAATGTTGGGATTACTTTTATGCGTCCAACTTCTTTCTATTATAATCTGGAAAGCTATATTCCTATGATTAAATTTCAAGGTCATATTACCGCCAATTATGGTGCTGACGAAATTATTCCGTGGGTTTCGCCTTATGATATCGCAGAAGCAATTGCTGACGAACTTACAACTCCGCTTGACGGAAAGAAAATTCGTTATGTTGCAAGCGAAGAATTAACAGGTCATGAAACAGCCAGAATTTTGGGTGAAGCAATTGGAAAACCAGATTTAAAATGGGTTTTATCAACAGATCAGCAAACTTTGGATGGTTTAATAAACATTGGAATGCAGTCAAAAATTGCCGCAGGTTTGGTCGAAATGTACGCAGGACTTTACAATGGTTCTCTTGGTGAAGATTACTATAATAACAGACCAGCAGAAATGGGGAAAGTAAAACTAGCAGAATATGCAAAACATTTTGCGGCTTTATATAACCAAAATTAA
- a CDS encoding nuclear transport factor 2 family protein has translation MTKKYIAQEFLKLAANGHSHEAFRLYVGKNFKHHNAYFKGDAETLMLAMDESSRKNPYKTFKIHHALRDGDMVAVHSHVKQNSTDLGTAVVHLFKFESDKIVELWDLGQSIPKEIKNENGMF, from the coding sequence ATGACTAAGAAATATATTGCTCAGGAATTTCTAAAACTCGCGGCAAATGGGCATTCTCACGAAGCTTTTCGACTTTATGTAGGCAAGAATTTTAAACATCACAACGCTTACTTTAAAGGCGATGCCGAAACTTTAATGCTCGCGATGGACGAATCATCACGAAAAAATCCATACAAAACTTTTAAAATTCATCACGCTTTAAGAGACGGAGATATGGTTGCCGTGCATTCACATGTAAAACAAAACTCAACTGATTTAGGCACAGCTGTTGTACACCTTTTTAAATTTGAATCAGATAAAATAGTAGAACTTTGGGATTTGGGACAATCGATTCCAAAGGAAATAAAAAACGAAAACGGGATGTTTTAG
- a CDS encoding DUF1801 domain-containing protein — MAKNKTTETENNVDDFISAFVEDETKRKDSYELIKIMQEVTGFEPKMWGPSIIGFGSYHYKYDSGHEGDAPLAAFSPRKAAISLYVYSPSDEKEEKEELLSKLGKHKASKGCLYVKKLADIDVEILKKMISLSIENTKKLYPSN; from the coding sequence ATGGCAAAAAACAAAACAACAGAAACAGAAAACAATGTTGACGATTTCATAAGTGCTTTTGTCGAAGATGAAACCAAAAGAAAAGATTCTTACGAACTTATCAAAATTATGCAGGAAGTCACTGGTTTTGAACCCAAAATGTGGGGGCCAAGCATTATTGGTTTCGGAAGTTATCATTACAAATACGACAGCGGTCACGAAGGCGATGCGCCATTGGCAGCATTTTCTCCAAGAAAAGCAGCAATTTCACTTTATGTCTATTCACCTTCAGATGAAAAAGAAGAAAAAGAAGAATTACTTTCGAAATTAGGAAAACATAAAGCTTCAAAAGGATGTCTTTATGTGAAAAAATTAGCAGATATTGACGTCGAAATTCTAAAGAAAATGATTTCCCTTTCGATAGAAAACACAAAGAAATTATATCCCTCAAACTAA
- a CDS encoding helix-turn-helix transcriptional regulator, producing MANQQPHRIKSISEFHEFRDLPKPEHPLVSVYNFEDLKHLNEAEPKSLMLDFYSIALKRHANATMRYGQQEYDFKEGVLLFIAPGQVFSIEGNAELQHTGWSLLVHPDFLWNTPLAKKIKQYEYFGYSVHEALHLSDKEEKMIINIIKNIQNEYQSNIDKFSQDVIIAQIELLLTYSERFYNRQFITRKISSHKMLERLENLLEDYFSNDSLSKKGLPTVHYVAENLNVSPNYLSGLLKLHTGQSTQQHIHDKLIEKAKEKLSTTHLSISEIAFELGFEHQQSFSKLFKIKTNVSPLEFRQSFS from the coding sequence ATGGCAAATCAGCAACCTCATCGTATAAAAAGTATCAGCGAATTTCATGAATTTAGAGATTTGCCAAAACCTGAGCATCCATTAGTCAGCGTTTATAACTTTGAAGATCTTAAACATCTGAACGAAGCGGAACCAAAAAGTTTGATGCTTGATTTTTATTCGATTGCCTTAAAACGCCATGCAAATGCAACCATGAGATACGGTCAGCAGGAATATGATTTTAAGGAAGGTGTTTTGCTATTTATTGCGCCGGGACAAGTTTTTTCTATAGAAGGAAATGCAGAACTTCAGCATACAGGATGGTCCTTATTGGTCCATCCTGATTTTTTGTGGAATACGCCGCTTGCCAAAAAAATCAAACAATATGAGTATTTTGGATATTCAGTTCATGAAGCTTTACATCTTTCTGATAAAGAAGAAAAAATGATTATCAATATCATCAAAAACATTCAGAACGAATATCAATCTAATATTGACAAATTCAGTCAGGATGTAATTATTGCTCAAATCGAATTACTTCTTACCTATTCTGAACGCTTTTATAACCGCCAATTTATTACCCGAAAAATCAGCAGTCATAAGATGCTGGAACGTTTAGAAAATCTATTAGAAGACTATTTCTCAAATGATTCTTTATCCAAAAAAGGATTACCAACGGTTCATTATGTTGCCGAAAATTTAAACGTTTCGCCAAATTACCTAAGCGGATTATTAAAACTACATACTGGTCAAAGCACGCAACAACATATTCATGATAAATTGATCGAAAAAGCCAAAGAAAAACTCTCGACAACTCATTTATCAATTAGCGAAATTGCCTTCGAATTAGGTTTTGAACACCAGCAATCCTTTAGTAAATTATTTAAAATCAAGACAAATGTTTCGCCTTTAGAATTCAGGCAATCTTTTAGTTAA
- a CDS encoding MBL fold metallo-hydrolase encodes MITALLLIIFTLGIALYFFLQHPKFGKAPSGERLKLIQKSPQYKNGKFQNENFTPELAEGYGYFSVISDFLFKKVDRKIPTDLIPSIKTNLLELDINQDVLIWFGHSSYYIQLEGKRFLIDPVFSGNASPIAGTTKAFKGTDIYTVDELPEIDFLLITHDHYDHLDYETIIKLKSKVKKIICPLGVGSHFEFWDFPLQNIIEKDWHEKVELDQNLTLYTAPSRHFSGRSFNRCNTLWTSFILESKDFKMYLGGDSGYDSHFANIGAKYGPFDIALIDNGQYNPTWKYIHNLPEDVIKAMKDLNTKRVFPVHSSKFSLSLHSWDEPLKKVTELNAASEKPIPLVTPMIGELVELKNEKQEFKQWWKGVR; translated from the coding sequence ATGATCACAGCCTTATTACTTATAATTTTCACTTTAGGAATTGCACTTTACTTCTTTTTACAACATCCAAAATTCGGGAAAGCACCTTCTGGAGAAAGACTGAAATTGATTCAAAAATCGCCTCAGTATAAAAACGGAAAATTCCAAAACGAAAATTTCACTCCGGAACTTGCCGAAGGTTATGGATACTTTTCTGTAATTTCTGATTTCTTATTTAAGAAAGTAGATCGAAAAATTCCAACTGATTTAATTCCGTCTATAAAAACAAATTTACTGGAACTTGATATCAATCAGGATGTTTTGATATGGTTTGGACATTCTTCTTATTATATTCAGCTTGAAGGAAAACGTTTTTTGATAGATCCTGTTTTTAGCGGAAACGCCTCGCCTATTGCCGGCACAACAAAAGCATTTAAAGGAACTGATATTTATACCGTTGATGAACTTCCGGAAATCGATTTTTTATTAATCACGCACGATCATTATGACCATTTAGATTATGAAACGATTATAAAATTAAAATCGAAAGTTAAAAAAATAATCTGTCCGCTTGGAGTTGGTTCACACTTCGAATTCTGGGATTTTCCACTTCAGAATATCATAGAAAAAGACTGGCACGAAAAAGTAGAACTTGATCAAAATCTGACACTTTATACCGCTCCGTCTAGACATTTTTCGGGCAGAAGTTTTAATCGCTGCAACACGCTTTGGACTTCCTTTATATTAGAATCTAAAGACTTTAAAATGTATTTGGGTGGCGATAGCGGTTACGATTCTCACTTTGCGAATATTGGTGCAAAATACGGCCCTTTTGATATTGCACTTATCGATAACGGTCAATATAATCCTACCTGGAAATACATTCATAATTTACCCGAAGATGTTATAAAAGCCATGAAAGACTTAAATACAAAGCGAGTTTTTCCGGTTCATTCTTCCAAATTTTCATTGTCGCTTCATTCCTGGGATGAACCTCTGAAAAAAGTAACTGAATTAAACGCAGCTTCAGAAAAACCGATTCCGCTTGTAACACCGATGATTGGCGAATTAGTCGAATTAAAAAACGAAAAACAAGAATTTAAACAATGGTGGAAAGGAGTTAGATAG
- a CDS encoding AraC family transcriptional regulator → MEIRNLYHPFELQFLEVSEYEAKERKNTFFEMVFVLEGKGIQIINDHRLPYSNDKLFLIFPQDTHSFEVIEKTKFFFIRFHDSYLKTQSNDWIQKLEFIFHNHNHLPGCILKTVTDKPLLRAMVEALIREESSNFPQQQEVIKQILNTIITIAARNISLISPFALNQSNADSSLDLLNYVHHNIYQPEELKATKMALKFNVSPTYISEYFKTKTGQSIQQYTIAYKVKLIETRLKFTNMQINEIVYEFGFSDASHLNRLFKKYTGLNPSDYKKQFKN, encoded by the coding sequence ATGGAAATTAGAAATTTATACCATCCTTTTGAACTTCAGTTTTTGGAAGTTTCGGAATATGAAGCCAAAGAACGTAAAAACACTTTTTTTGAAATGGTTTTTGTTTTAGAAGGAAAAGGAATTCAGATAATCAACGATCATCGATTGCCTTATAGTAACGATAAATTGTTTTTGATTTTTCCGCAAGATACTCATAGTTTTGAGGTTATAGAGAAAACAAAGTTTTTCTTTATCAGATTTCATGATAGTTATCTCAAAACACAAAGCAACGACTGGATTCAGAAATTAGAATTTATCTTTCACAACCACAATCATTTACCGGGATGTATTTTAAAAACCGTAACCGATAAACCTTTGTTGCGTGCGATGGTAGAAGCGTTGATTAGAGAAGAAAGCAGTAATTTTCCGCAGCAACAAGAAGTAATTAAACAAATTTTGAATACTATTATTACGATTGCTGCCAGAAATATTTCGCTTATTTCGCCATTTGCTCTTAATCAATCTAATGCAGATTCGAGTTTGGATTTATTGAATTATGTGCATCATAATATTTATCAGCCTGAGGAATTAAAAGCAACAAAAATGGCGTTGAAATTCAATGTTTCGCCCACTTATATTAGTGAGTATTTTAAAACTAAAACAGGACAAAGCATTCAACAATATACGATTGCCTACAAAGTAAAACTCATCGAAACCAGATTGAAATTTACTAATATGCAAATCAATGAAATTGTATACGAGTTTGGTTTTAGCGATGCAAGTCACCTGAATCGATTGTTTAAAAAATATACAGGATTGAATCCGAGTGATTATAAGAAGCAATTTAAAAATTAG
- a CDS encoding helix-turn-helix transcriptional regulator, with translation MPIIVNLDVMMAKRKMSLNELSEKVDLTLSNLSILKTGKAKAVRFSTLEAICKVLDCQPGDILEFVAD, from the coding sequence ATGCCAATAATAGTAAACTTAGACGTAATGATGGCGAAAAGAAAAATGTCATTAAACGAACTTTCTGAAAAGGTAGATTTAACTTTATCCAACCTTTCGATCTTAAAAACAGGCAAGGCAAAAGCGGTTCGGTTTAGCACGCTCGAAGCAATCTGTAAAGTGCTGGATTGCCAGCCGGGCGATATTTTAGAATTTGTAGCCGACTAA
- a CDS encoding lactonase family protein: MKSKISFLAIAFLLAVNAFSQNTYIFLGSYNRDKTAESIQVYQLDTINGKLSKITAIKNVVNPSYLTLSPNGKYLYACTETKTPNAGSVSSFEFNPENKTLTFLNSQKSGGENPVYVAVHKSGKWLVNGNYTEGSVSVHPLLENGKIDSLAQNFQYLDGSVNKERQDRSHIHSTVFSPQNDYLFLPDLGADKIRCYQFDATQKQPLVETDHPFIKTDLEAGPRHFTFHPNQKFGYCIEEMAGAISVYQYENGILTKIQHINTHPDNIKEGFESSDIHISPDGKFLYATNRGKENNIAIFSIAQNGLLKNIGYQSTLGKHPRIFAIDETGKFLIATNVLTGNVVVFRRNQQTGLLKKVGKEVKMENVSCVQIKQI; this comes from the coding sequence TTGAAATCAAAAATATCTTTCTTAGCAATTGCATTTCTGCTTGCTGTAAATGCGTTTTCTCAAAATACTTATATTTTTCTGGGATCTTATAATCGTGATAAAACAGCAGAATCTATTCAGGTTTATCAATTAGATACTATAAATGGGAAATTGAGCAAAATAACCGCTATAAAAAATGTTGTAAATCCGTCGTATCTGACTTTGTCTCCAAACGGAAAATATCTATACGCTTGTACCGAAACCAAAACGCCAAATGCCGGAAGTGTCAGTAGTTTTGAGTTTAATCCGGAAAATAAAACTTTGACCTTTTTGAACAGTCAAAAAAGCGGCGGTGAAAACCCTGTTTATGTTGCGGTTCATAAAAGTGGGAAATGGCTCGTAAATGGCAATTATACGGAAGGAAGTGTTTCTGTTCATCCGCTTTTAGAAAATGGAAAAATAGATTCTCTTGCTCAAAATTTTCAATACTTGGACGGAAGTGTTAACAAAGAACGACAAGACAGATCGCACATTCATTCGACTGTATTTTCGCCTCAAAATGATTATTTATTCCTGCCGGATCTTGGTGCCGATAAAATACGTTGTTATCAATTTGACGCAACTCAAAAGCAACCTTTGGTAGAAACAGATCATCCTTTTATAAAAACAGATTTAGAAGCCGGACCTAGACATTTTACTTTTCATCCCAATCAGAAATTTGGTTATTGTATCGAAGAAATGGCCGGAGCAATAAGCGTATATCAATATGAAAATGGCATTTTGACCAAAATTCAACACATAAACACACATCCGGATAACATTAAGGAAGGTTTTGAAAGTTCTGACATTCATATTTCGCCTGACGGAAAATTTCTATATGCGACAAACAGAGGAAAAGAAAACAATATTGCAATTTTTTCTATTGCTCAAAATGGTCTTTTGAAAAACATTGGTTATCAATCGACTTTAGGAAAACATCCGAGAATTTTTGCTATCGATGAAACTGGAAAATTTCTTATTGCAACCAATGTTCTTACCGGAAATGTGGTAGTTTTTAGAAGAAATCAACAAACAGGATTGCTTAAAAAAGTCGGAAAAGAAGTTAAAATGGAAAATGTTTCTTGTGTTCAGATTAAACAGATTTAA
- a CDS encoding DoxX family membrane protein: METTSFLLLRLAIAISMFGHGLVRLPKLTTFSNWMIGSFENSMLPKFIVTPFSYILPIAEFAIGLLLLLGLFTKPSLIAGGIVMLALLFGTSMIENWEAVPSQLIHIAFFALLLHFIDSNSWAIDLLIKK; this comes from the coding sequence ATGGAAACAACCTCTTTTTTATTATTACGCCTTGCCATCGCCATTAGCATGTTTGGACACGGATTGGTACGCTTGCCAAAACTAACCACTTTCAGTAACTGGATGATTGGCAGTTTTGAAAATTCTATGTTACCAAAATTCATCGTAACACCTTTTAGCTACATTTTGCCAATAGCCGAATTCGCAATTGGTTTACTCTTATTGCTTGGCTTGTTCACGAAACCATCTTTAATTGCCGGAGGCATTGTAATGCTTGCCTTATTATTTGGAACCTCAATGATTGAGAACTGGGAAGCAGTTCCATCACAACTTATTCATATTGCATTTTTTGCCTTATTATTACATTTTATTGATTCGAATAGCTGGGCAATTGATTTATTAATTAAAAAATAA
- a CDS encoding polysaccharide deacetylase family protein has protein sequence MSSRRNFIKQTGIIGMVGMMNPLETFSEVSKTAPLFTPQKTKWADGSRLIVSISMQFEAGGQPQNAESPFPQNIQKGYIDLPAATWYEYGYKEGVPRMLDNWDKLGVKVTSHMVGTAVLKNPQLAKEIVQRGHEAAAHGMSWSTQYTMPYDEEKKFIKDGVDAIKSVTGFTPVGYNANWLRRGTNTLEILQELGFKYHIDDLSRDEPFIIQVKNKDFAVIPYTIRCNDIVLIEGKNFSADQFLQQAKMEFDQLYTESETQRRQMSISFHDRIGGTPQMVKATNDLIKYMQQHQGVSFKRKDEIAEIALHDKTTIRE, from the coding sequence ATGAGTTCAAGACGAAATTTTATAAAACAAACCGGAATTATCGGTATGGTTGGAATGATGAATCCTCTGGAAACTTTTTCGGAAGTTTCAAAAACGGCTCCTTTATTTACACCTCAAAAGACAAAATGGGCCGATGGTTCCAGATTAATTGTTTCAATTTCGATGCAATTTGAAGCTGGCGGACAACCCCAAAATGCAGAAAGCCCGTTTCCTCAAAATATACAAAAAGGGTATATTGATCTTCCTGCCGCAACCTGGTATGAATACGGTTATAAAGAAGGTGTTCCGAGAATGCTGGACAATTGGGATAAATTAGGTGTAAAAGTGACTTCGCATATGGTTGGAACTGCTGTTTTGAAAAATCCACAACTCGCCAAAGAAATTGTGCAAAGAGGTCATGAAGCCGCTGCACACGGAATGAGCTGGAGCACACAATATACAATGCCATATGACGAAGAAAAGAAATTCATAAAAGATGGTGTTGACGCCATAAAAAGTGTAACAGGTTTTACGCCTGTTGGTTACAATGCAAACTGGCTTCGCCGCGGAACAAACACTTTAGAAATCCTGCAAGAACTTGGTTTTAAATATCATATTGATGATTTAAGTCGTGATGAACCTTTTATTATTCAGGTAAAAAACAAAGATTTTGCCGTGATTCCGTATACAATTCGATGTAATGATATTGTTTTAATTGAAGGAAAAAACTTTTCGGCAGATCAATTTTTGCAACAAGCGAAAATGGAATTTGACCAACTTTATACCGAAAGTGAAACACAACGCCGACAAATGTCTATAAGTTTTCATGATCGTATTGGCGGAACTCCACAAATGGTAAAAGCAACAAACGATCTTATAAAATACATGCAACAACATCAAGGCGTAAGCTTTAAACGTAAAGACGAAATCGCCGAAATCGCTTTGCACGACAAAACAACTATAAGAGAATAA
- a CDS encoding GNAT family N-acetyltransferase, with product MNNPNYTIRNAFPSEFEEIGKLLINVYSQLDGFPKENEQPNYYKMLANIGDFTNHPETELLVAIDENNTILGAVVYFNDMKYYGSGGIATQEQNAAGFRLLGVDTNARGKGIGKFLTQECIKKATDNKRQQLIIHSTLAMKTAWKMYENLDFKRSEDLDFMQEELAVFGFRLKITS from the coding sequence ATGAATAACCCAAACTATACTATCCGAAATGCTTTTCCTTCAGAATTTGAAGAAATAGGCAAATTATTGATTAATGTTTACTCGCAATTAGATGGTTTTCCGAAAGAAAATGAGCAACCTAATTATTATAAAATGTTGGCTAATATTGGCGATTTTACCAATCATCCTGAAACAGAACTTTTAGTCGCAATCGACGAAAACAATACGATTCTTGGTGCCGTGGTTTATTTTAATGACATGAAATATTATGGTTCCGGCGGAATTGCAACTCAAGAACAAAACGCAGCCGGTTTTCGATTATTGGGCGTTGATACAAATGCTCGCGGGAAAGGAATTGGCAAATTTCTAACACAGGAATGCATCAAAAAAGCCACTGATAATAAACGTCAGCAACTTATAATTCATTCGACTTTGGCAATGAAAACTGCTTGGAAAATGTATGAAAATCTGGATTTTAAAAGATCGGAAGATTTGGATTTTATGCAGGAAGAATTGGCTGTTTTCGGATTTAGATTAAAAATTACTTCCTAA
- a CDS encoding SRPBCC domain-containing protein gives MSASDFTTTIKVDQSPQEVFNAITNVRGWWSEEIDGNTAKLNDEFEYHYEDVHRCKIKLIEVIPNQKIVWLIEKNYFKFTEDKTEWTNTKPTFEISEKDGTTELRFTHFGLVPEYECFDICRDAWTTYIQKSLKNLITTGTGNPNGKDKPQTENEKKLSAK, from the coding sequence ATGAGTGCATCAGATTTTACCACAACTATAAAAGTAGATCAATCTCCTCAGGAAGTTTTTAATGCTATTACCAATGTTCGTGGTTGGTGGTCAGAAGAAATTGACGGAAACACAGCAAAACTTAACGACGAATTTGAGTATCATTATGAAGATGTTCATCGCTGTAAAATAAAACTAATCGAAGTGATTCCGAATCAGAAAATTGTTTGGCTAATTGAGAAAAACTATTTCAAGTTTACAGAAGACAAAACAGAATGGACAAACACAAAACCTACGTTTGAAATTTCGGAAAAAGACGGCACAACCGAACTTCGTTTTACGCATTTTGGTTTGGTTCCGGAATACGAATGTTTTGATATCTGCAGAGATGCCTGGACAACTTATATTCAGAAAAGTCTAAAAAATTTAATTACTACCGGAACCGGAAATCCAAATGGAAAAGACAAACCTCAAACCGAAAATGAGAAGAAACTTTCTGCAAAATAA
- a CDS encoding DUF2975 domain-containing protein, with protein MSTKSTIILKVLNVVSWIAFIGACIKAGSLLVSYFISMFYDEVGAKNLSLGLDLSQLKAYDQVDYSIMVFCIIVITVFEALIFYTLIQIFMKINMVSPFHETIGKLIERMSGFALLVGIFSEVVVSYSQKFTVLKINLPNLMEHIGLGSSFLFFAGILYFISQLFARGIELQKENELTI; from the coding sequence ATGTCAACAAAATCAACCATCATTTTAAAAGTCCTGAATGTTGTTTCATGGATTGCATTTATTGGAGCTTGCATAAAAGCGGGATCACTTTTGGTCTCTTATTTTATAAGTATGTTTTACGACGAAGTTGGAGCAAAAAACTTATCGTTGGGTTTAGATTTATCTCAGCTAAAAGCTTACGATCAAGTAGATTATTCTATAATGGTTTTCTGTATTATTGTGATTACTGTATTTGAAGCTTTGATCTTTTATACGCTGATTCAGATTTTCATGAAAATAAATATGGTTAGTCCTTTTCATGAAACTATTGGAAAATTAATTGAGAGAATGAGCGGATTCGCTTTATTAGTTGGAATTTTTAGCGAAGTTGTAGTTTCTTATTCTCAAAAATTTACTGTTCTGAAAATAAATCTTCCAAATCTTATGGAACATATCGGACTTGGAAGTTCTTTTCTGTTCTTTGCCGGAATCTTGTATTTTATTTCTCAGCTTTTTGCGAGAGGCATTGAATTACAAAAAGAAAACGAATTAACGATATAA